From the Solibacillus sp. FSL R5-0449 genome, one window contains:
- a CDS encoding multidrug ABC transporter ATPase encodes MKREEIVNGNMANTMDELKILGKQMENLRDGGQLEEAERISDPQQFDDEEEED; translated from the coding sequence ATGAAAAGAGAAGAAATCGTTAACGGGAACATGGCGAATACTATGGATGAGCTGAAAATTCTCGGAAAGCAAATGGAGAACTTAAGAGACGGCGGACAACTGGAAGAAGCGGAACGCATTTCAGATCCGCAGCAGTTTGATGATGAAGAGGAAGAAGATTAA
- a CDS encoding GNAT family N-acetyltransferase, whose translation MTDSLDMSKFEKPMIIRNMTLEDIDSILEIQRICFPGMEPWERAHLYSHLSIFPEGQMVAELDGKVIGSCSSLRINFDEYDDRHTWNDITDNGFITNHNPDGYNLYGIEVMVHPAYRRMKVGQRLYEARKDLARTLNLKSIIIGGRIPNYHVHSDEMSPRDYVDAVSRHKIYDPVLTFQMMNGFILMRINPNYLPDDTASGKYATLMEWNNVDYRPLTKRHFKTSYPVRICVVQYMMRAIDSFEDFAKQCEYFVDVGSDAGSDFVVFPEIFTTQLMSFLNEKSPSQAVRKLTKYTPEYIELFTSLAVRYNVNIIGGSHFVEEEDEEIYNIAYLFRRDGTIEKQYKIHITPNERLWWGISNGDKVRVFDTDCGKIAIQICYDIEFPELARIATDMGANIIFTPFCTEDRQGYLRVRYCAQARAVENQIYTVISGTVGNLPETENMDIQYAQSGIFAPSDFEFARDGIVGETSPNLEMVLIGDVDLEILRRQRQDGTVKHLKDRRHDVYRVEYLK comes from the coding sequence ATGACAGATTCATTAGATATGTCCAAATTTGAAAAACCAATGATTATCCGAAATATGACACTAGAGGATATTGACTCGATATTAGAAATTCAGCGTATATGTTTTCCGGGCATGGAGCCTTGGGAACGAGCGCATTTATACAGCCATTTATCCATTTTTCCAGAAGGACAAATGGTAGCGGAGCTTGATGGAAAAGTAATTGGTTCCTGCTCGAGCCTGCGCATAAACTTTGATGAATACGATGACCGCCATACATGGAACGATATTACCGACAACGGCTTTATTACTAACCATAATCCGGATGGTTATAATCTGTACGGAATTGAAGTAATGGTGCACCCGGCTTATCGTCGTATGAAAGTCGGTCAAAGGCTATATGAAGCGCGGAAAGATCTCGCACGAACACTTAATCTGAAATCGATCATTATTGGCGGCCGTATTCCAAACTATCATGTCCATTCGGATGAAATGAGTCCACGTGATTATGTGGATGCGGTAAGTCGCCATAAAATATATGACCCGGTGCTGACATTCCAAATGATGAACGGCTTTATTTTAATGCGTATTAATCCAAACTATTTACCGGATGATACAGCTTCAGGCAAATATGCGACATTAATGGAATGGAACAACGTGGATTATAGACCGCTGACAAAGCGTCACTTCAAGACGAGCTATCCAGTGCGTATTTGTGTTGTGCAATATATGATGCGTGCAATCGATTCCTTCGAGGATTTTGCGAAGCAGTGTGAATACTTTGTGGATGTCGGATCTGATGCAGGATCGGATTTTGTTGTCTTTCCGGAAATTTTCACAACCCAGCTGATGAGTTTCCTAAATGAGAAATCTCCGTCACAGGCTGTTCGTAAATTGACGAAATATACACCGGAATATATCGAACTGTTTACGAGTCTGGCGGTCCGCTATAATGTCAACATTATCGGCGGTTCGCATTTTGTTGAGGAAGAAGACGAGGAAATCTACAATATCGCTTACTTATTCAGACGTGACGGGACAATTGAAAAACAATATAAAATTCACATTACACCAAACGAACGTTTATGGTGGGGCATCAGTAACGGAGATAAAGTCCGCGTATTCGATACGGACTGCGGCAAGATTGCCATTCAGATTTGCTATGATATCGAGTTTCCTGAACTTGCACGCATTGCGACAGATATGGGAGCGAATATTATTTTCACACCGTTTTGTACAGAAGACCGCCAAGGCTATTTACGTGTGCGCTATTGTGCACAGGCACGTGCGGTTGAAAACCAGATTTATACGGTCATTTCCGGAACGGTCGGTAACTTGCCTGAAACGGAAAATATGGATATCCAGTATGCGCAATCAGGCATCTTCGCACCAAGCGATTTTGAGTTTGCAAGGGATGGCATCGTAGGAGAAACGAGCCCGAACCTGGAGATGGTATTGATCGGGGATGTCGATCTTGAAATATTGAGAAGACAACGCCAAGACGGTACCGTAAAGCATCTTAAAGACAGACGCCATGACGTATACCGCGTGGAATATTTAAAATAA
- a CDS encoding thioredoxin family protein, with product MKKLAIVGAIIVVLFAAIIVLTNMKNSAKLENNPYGTDNLKQSTIDLLDNENYQNIILPDALAEKIESGDGVVGYFFSPECSHCQNYTPKLMPIADELDVQVDQLNILEFTDEWTTYNIQATPTLIYFENGEEVARLEGDAPDETTRQFFNDVVLK from the coding sequence TTGAAGAAGTTAGCGATTGTCGGTGCAATTATTGTCGTATTATTCGCAGCAATTATTGTACTTACAAACATGAAAAACAGTGCAAAACTAGAAAACAATCCATACGGTACTGACAACTTAAAACAATCAACGATCGACTTATTGGACAATGAAAACTATCAAAATATCATCTTACCGGATGCATTGGCAGAGAAAATCGAGTCAGGTGACGGCGTTGTCGGCTATTTCTTTAGTCCGGAATGTTCTCACTGCCAAAACTACACGCCAAAACTTATGCCGATTGCCGATGAACTGGATGTTCAAGTGGATCAATTAAACATTCTTGAGTTTACGGATGAGTGGACTACTTATAATATTCAAGCAACACCAACACTTATCTATTTTGAAAACGGTGAGGAAGTTGCCCGTTTAGAAGGTGACGCACCAGATGAAACAACGCGCCAATTCTTTAACGATGTTGTGTTAAAATAA
- a CDS encoding VOC family protein produces MATHFHKKPNLYPAHVQLKVSNLVRSIEYYTTIIGFKVLQQTETEAYLTADGQTSLVSLVEVQNAQPLKQGFAGLYHLALLLPSRKDLGNIVQHFVNMNIRLGAADHDVSEALYLNDPDGNGIEIYIDRHESEWTWNQDEQVHMVTEQLNFQPILAAADGNWNGLPADTVMGHVHLSVVNLDKSEQFYTNVLDYNVVTRYGAQALFVSTGKYHHHFGLNTWNSNNGHAPTNDMVGLKSFTVVLKDAEYAEEVKQSLTNNGFIVENFAEAPAHGGTQLFSTVDPNGLRIVFTLDGE; encoded by the coding sequence ATGGCTACACATTTTCATAAAAAACCAAACCTCTACCCAGCTCATGTTCAATTAAAGGTTTCTAACTTAGTACGTTCGATTGAATACTATACAACGATTATCGGCTTTAAAGTATTACAGCAAACAGAAACGGAAGCATACTTAACAGCAGACGGACAAACAAGCTTAGTATCACTAGTCGAAGTACAAAATGCTCAGCCGCTTAAACAAGGCTTTGCAGGTTTATACCACTTAGCATTACTATTACCCTCTCGCAAGGACTTAGGAAACATCGTACAGCATTTTGTTAACATGAATATTCGTCTCGGTGCGGCAGACCATGATGTTTCAGAAGCACTTTACTTGAATGATCCGGATGGTAACGGAATCGAAATTTATATCGACCGTCATGAATCCGAATGGACTTGGAATCAGGATGAACAAGTGCATATGGTGACAGAACAGCTGAATTTCCAGCCGATTTTAGCAGCTGCAGACGGCAACTGGAACGGTTTGCCTGCTGACACTGTTATGGGCCATGTCCACTTATCCGTAGTAAATCTGGACAAATCGGAGCAGTTTTATACAAATGTATTGGATTATAATGTTGTGACTCGTTACGGTGCACAGGCATTGTTCGTATCAACAGGGAAATACCATCACCATTTCGGATTAAACACTTGGAACAGCAATAACGGCCATGCTCCAACCAATGATATGGTCGGCTTAAAATCCTTTACAGTCGTGTTAAAGGATGCAGAGTATGCTGAAGAAGTAAAACAAAGCCTGACAAATAACGGCTTCATCGTTGAAAACTTTGCAGAAGCGCCAGCTCATGGTGGTACTCAGTTATTCTCAACAGTCGATCCAAACGGTTTACGCATCGTGTTTACATTAGATGGTGAATAA
- a CDS encoding acyl dehydratase, protein MLKNFSPSLFFSMSAVTVVVVAPIIMIFHPIFQNEFFLYNNSSVTFIPNPLNFRLVLITGLVLIVMFWLLAYKRNMKVYVIGLLLFILSIGLGYLSTQNYILISQEELERHYLFEEHQYRWEELDEVVYEYVVGSNKGDITFTTKTGDQFVVKEKELHSTGRSLIYQLSRANEVTYIEREKR, encoded by the coding sequence GTGTTAAAAAATTTTTCGCCGAGTTTGTTTTTCTCAATGTCGGCAGTGACGGTTGTAGTTGTCGCACCTATAATTATGATTTTCCATCCGATTTTTCAGAATGAATTTTTCCTGTACAACAATTCGTCCGTAACATTCATTCCAAACCCGCTTAATTTTAGACTTGTACTTATAACAGGTTTGGTTTTGATTGTGATGTTTTGGCTTTTAGCGTATAAGCGTAATATGAAAGTTTATGTGATCGGTCTATTACTTTTTATATTGAGTATTGGCCTCGGTTATTTATCGACTCAAAATTATATATTGATCAGTCAGGAAGAATTGGAACGACACTATTTATTTGAGGAACACCAATATCGGTGGGAAGAACTCGACGAAGTTGTTTATGAATATGTAGTAGGCAGTAACAAGGGAGATATCACGTTTACGACAAAAACAGGGGATCAGTTTGTCGTTAAAGAAAAAGAATTACACTCAACCGGTAGAAGTCTAATTTATCAGCTTTCGAGAGCGAATGAAGTAACTTATATCGAGCGTGAAAAAAGATAA
- a CDS encoding long-chain fatty acid--CoA ligase, translated as MMDTQLVLTGFLKRAQRYFPNKQIISRTSPTKTHRITFNDYVKRTHLLADALTKLGMKRGTKVGTFAWNHHRHLEAYFAIPCSGAILHTINIRLAPEHIVYIINHAEDEILLIDSDLFPLVEPALGHLKTVKHIIVMGDELSAPQSSFPNVYSYEQLLQEADENFGFPTDLDENLPAGMCYTSATTGMPKGVVYTHRSIVLHSLALGLAESFAIKESDTALPVVPMFHANAWGFPFAALNFGSSIVLPGPIMTPSLILDLVEQEKVTITAGVPTIWLGALVEQEKNPRDLSSVRLIISGGSASPKGLIQAYNEKLGVPYINAYGMTETSPLVSMSHLTSDMNDYTEDEQLNIRVSQGLTVSLIETEVVNENGPVPWDGKTMGELRVRGPWIASEYYNDERTNEAFRDGWLYTGDIAVYTKEGYIKLTDRTKDLIKSGGEWISSVDLENALMSHPAVFEAAVIAVPHPKWQERPLACVVLKEGATATKEELIESIELDFAKWWLPDDVVFLNEIPKTSVGKFLKATLREQLKDYKVQI; from the coding sequence ATGATGGATACACAACTAGTTTTGACTGGATTTTTAAAGCGTGCACAACGGTACTTCCCGAACAAGCAAATTATCTCTCGCACAAGCCCCACTAAAACACATCGCATCACATTCAATGACTATGTAAAAAGAACGCACCTATTGGCAGATGCCCTGACAAAGCTCGGAATGAAGCGTGGTACAAAGGTCGGCACATTTGCCTGGAATCATCACCGTCATCTGGAAGCGTATTTTGCGATTCCATGCAGCGGTGCAATTTTACACACGATTAATATCCGCCTTGCCCCTGAACATATTGTTTATATTATCAATCATGCCGAAGATGAAATTTTATTGATTGATAGCGATTTATTCCCGTTAGTCGAGCCGGCACTTGGCCACTTGAAAACGGTTAAGCATATTATCGTTATGGGCGATGAACTAAGTGCTCCACAATCCAGTTTCCCGAATGTGTACAGCTACGAACAGCTGCTTCAGGAAGCGGATGAAAATTTCGGGTTCCCGACAGATCTGGATGAAAACCTGCCAGCTGGAATGTGCTACACTTCTGCAACGACAGGGATGCCAAAGGGTGTCGTCTATACACACCGAAGCATCGTGCTTCACAGCCTGGCACTTGGTCTTGCTGAATCTTTCGCAATTAAAGAAAGCGACACTGCCCTTCCTGTTGTGCCGATGTTCCATGCAAATGCTTGGGGCTTCCCGTTTGCCGCATTGAATTTCGGCTCTAGTATCGTATTACCAGGACCAATAATGACACCAAGTTTAATACTGGATTTGGTTGAACAAGAAAAGGTAACAATTACAGCAGGTGTTCCAACTATTTGGCTTGGCGCACTCGTTGAGCAGGAAAAAAATCCCCGTGACCTTTCTTCTGTCCGTTTAATTATTTCAGGTGGGTCTGCATCACCGAAAGGATTAATTCAGGCTTACAACGAAAAACTTGGTGTTCCGTACATCAACGCCTACGGTATGACGGAAACATCACCGCTAGTAAGTATGTCGCATCTAACAAGCGATATGAACGACTATACAGAAGATGAACAGTTGAATATCCGTGTTTCTCAAGGTTTAACGGTTTCACTAATTGAAACAGAAGTTGTTAATGAAAATGGCCCGGTTCCGTGGGATGGAAAAACAATGGGTGAACTGCGTGTCCGCGGTCCATGGATTGCCTCTGAATACTATAATGATGAACGGACGAATGAAGCATTCCGTGACGGCTGGCTTTATACAGGTGATATTGCGGTCTATACAAAAGAAGGCTATATCAAACTTACCGATCGAACGAAGGACCTTATCAAATCAGGTGGAGAATGGATTTCATCTGTTGATCTGGAAAATGCCCTCATGTCACATCCGGCTGTTTTCGAGGCAGCCGTAATTGCGGTTCCGCATCCGAAGTGGCAGGAGCGCCCATTGGCATGTGTCGTTTTAAAAGAAGGTGCAACGGCGACTAAAGAAGAGCTTATTGAGTCAATCGAACTGGACTTTGCAAAATGGTGGCTTCCGGACGATGTCGTATTTTTAAATGAAATCCCAAAAACTTCAGTCGGCAAATTTTTAAAAGCAACCCTGCGAGAACAATTAAAAGACTATAAAGTTCAGATTTAA
- a CDS encoding response regulator transcription factor: MIRVLIADDHHVVRRGLLFFLKTQKDIEVVGEAKNGLEAVELVEQLSPDIVLMDLVMPEMDGIQATKKIKNSWPDIKILMLTSFSDKDHVLPAMDAGASGYQLKDIEPDDLVESIRQIMRGENTIHPEATTQLEEGLREDENKPHILNPLTPREQDVLAELTKGKSNREIASSLYVTEKTVKTHISNIFAKLHVQDRTQAALYAVKHNLTESNES; the protein is encoded by the coding sequence ATGATACGGGTACTAATAGCAGATGACCATCATGTAGTAAGACGAGGCTTGTTATTCTTTTTAAAAACTCAAAAGGATATTGAAGTTGTAGGAGAAGCGAAAAACGGATTAGAAGCAGTAGAGCTTGTTGAACAACTTTCTCCTGATATTGTTTTAATGGACCTCGTCATGCCTGAGATGGATGGTATTCAGGCGACAAAGAAAATAAAAAACAGCTGGCCGGATATTAAAATCCTGATGCTGACAAGTTTTTCGGATAAAGACCATGTGCTGCCGGCAATGGATGCCGGGGCTTCAGGCTATCAGCTAAAAGATATTGAACCGGATGATTTGGTCGAATCAATCCGTCAGATTATGCGCGGCGAAAATACGATCCATCCGGAAGCGACTACGCAATTAGAAGAAGGGCTGCGTGAAGATGAAAACAAGCCCCATATTTTAAATCCACTGACACCGAGAGAACAGGACGTATTGGCAGAACTGACAAAGGGCAAAAGTAACAGGGAAATCGCATCTTCATTATATGTAACGGAAAAAACGGTTAAAACCCATATATCGAATATTTTTGCGAAGCTTCATGTACAGGATCGTACGCAGGCTGCTTTATATGCAGTAAAACATAATTTAACCGAATCGAATGAAAGCTAA
- a CDS encoding RluA family pseudouridine synthase, with protein sequence MFTYIIHENGQTVEDLLRDKWRLGKKLVHELRMAKAVTIDGEPIMWKEPFDKGTKIEFAFDIPASNYIPTDSCDVNIRYEDEHCLIVSKPKGMATHPNEPTDRDTCMNHVMRHIVDNGGHYAEHVHRLDQGTNGLLLVAKHPIAKSIFDRMIEEKTIVRTYAAEVQGNLRTDSGTINAAIGKDRHHNTRRVVSPTGQHAVTHYEVVNRYKGTCVVHVVLETGRTHQIRVHMAHLGHPIVGDTMYGARETASGDYALHAIQLAFMHPFLDEQIIVKDN encoded by the coding sequence ATGTTCACATATATCATTCACGAAAACGGTCAAACCGTTGAAGACCTGCTCCGCGATAAGTGGCGCTTGGGCAAAAAGCTTGTTCATGAATTACGTATGGCTAAAGCAGTCACAATCGACGGGGAGCCAATTATGTGGAAAGAGCCCTTTGATAAAGGGACGAAAATCGAATTTGCCTTTGATATTCCTGCTTCAAATTATATTCCCACAGACAGCTGTGATGTAAACATCCGCTATGAAGACGAACACTGCCTAATTGTTTCAAAACCTAAAGGTATGGCAACACATCCAAACGAACCAACAGACCGTGACACATGCATGAATCATGTAATGCGTCATATTGTGGACAACGGCGGACATTATGCAGAACATGTACACCGTTTGGATCAAGGGACAAACGGGTTGCTGCTTGTTGCAAAGCATCCGATTGCAAAGTCTATTTTTGACCGGATGATCGAGGAAAAAACAATCGTTCGTACGTATGCAGCTGAAGTTCAGGGCAATCTTCGTACGGACAGCGGTACGATCAATGCTGCCATCGGTAAAGACCGTCATCACAATACGCGCCGTGTCGTATCACCTACTGGCCAGCATGCAGTGACACATTATGAAGTAGTGAATCGCTATAAAGGCACATGTGTTGTCCATGTTGTTCTGGAGACAGGACGCACACACCAAATTCGCGTGCATATGGCGCACTTAGGCCACCCGATCGTCGGCGATACAATGTACGGTGCTCGTGAAACTGCATCCGGCGATTATGCATTGCACGCCATTCAGCTAGCATTTATGCACCCGTTTTTAGACGAGCAGATCATCGTTAAAGATAACTGA
- a CDS encoding sporulation protein, translated as MSLFNKVLASVGIGAAKVDTKLHKSTYTLNENISGVVEIIGGSTNQQIDAIYLTLHTNFIREIDDKKVKDEAVLHKYKLNEPFTIQPNEKHQIPFSFALPPVVPVTTGNSRVWIQTGLDIKNAVDPTDRDFIEIKPTRLANGVLTAIQNMGFRLRKVDNEQAPSYLRRQTPIVQEFEFTPTNSTYRRYLDELEVIFLQQTPNSTEILLQVDRRARGLGGLLSEAFDMDESFIRLTLSEHDNIQAKLEQVIKAKMK; from the coding sequence TTGTCATTATTTAATAAGGTTTTAGCAAGTGTCGGGATAGGAGCTGCAAAAGTTGATACAAAATTGCACAAGTCAACTTATACATTAAATGAAAATATTTCAGGGGTTGTCGAAATCATCGGGGGCAGCACAAACCAGCAGATTGACGCAATCTATCTAACACTCCATACAAACTTTATCCGCGAAATCGATGATAAAAAGGTTAAAGATGAAGCGGTGCTGCACAAATACAAATTAAATGAGCCATTTACAATTCAGCCAAACGAAAAACATCAAATCCCATTTTCATTCGCACTGCCCCCTGTTGTTCCGGTAACGACAGGCAACTCGCGTGTATGGATACAAACGGGCTTAGATATTAAAAATGCGGTAGATCCTACAGATAGGGACTTTATCGAGATTAAGCCGACTCGTCTGGCGAATGGTGTGTTAACAGCCATTCAAAATATGGGCTTCCGGTTGCGTAAAGTGGATAATGAGCAAGCCCCTTCTTATTTGCGCCGTCAAACACCGATTGTTCAGGAATTTGAATTTACACCGACAAACAGCACATATCGCCGGTATCTAGACGAACTTGAAGTTATCTTTTTACAGCAAACACCAAACTCAACCGAAATTTTATTGCAGGTGGACCGCCGTGCGCGCGGACTTGGAGGTTTATTATCTGAAGCATTTGATATGGATGAAAGCTTCATCCGCCTCACATTATCCGAACACGACAATATCCAGGCAAAGCTTGAGCAAGTGATTAAGGCGAAGATGAAATAA
- a CDS encoding aldo/keto reductase, producing the protein MNLQSTKKLTNGVEMPYLGLGVYKMTNRDETLQAIETALDLGYRAIDTAALYYNEEEVGEAIRHSSVPREDIFVTTKVWNSDQGYDNTLRAFETSLKKLDMDYVDLYLTHWPVEDKFVDTYRAIERLYDEKLIRVPGVSNHHEHHLKEIMATRNIAPMVNQIEAHPYLSQEPLRAFCEQQQIAVTAWSPLGRGNVLNDETIIRIANEYNVSPAQIILRWHLQNDVIIIPKSVTASRIKENSELYHFELTTETMQQLNALNRNERFGKDPDNFNFDF; encoded by the coding sequence ATGAATTTACAATCAACAAAAAAATTAACAAATGGCGTAGAAATGCCTTATTTAGGTTTAGGGGTTTATAAAATGACGAACCGTGATGAAACCCTTCAGGCGATTGAAACAGCGCTTGATTTAGGCTATCGTGCAATTGATACTGCCGCACTTTATTACAATGAAGAAGAAGTAGGGGAAGCAATTCGCCATTCTTCTGTACCGCGCGAGGACATCTTTGTAACAACAAAAGTTTGGAATAGCGACCAAGGGTATGACAATACATTGCGTGCCTTTGAAACATCACTGAAAAAGCTTGATATGGATTATGTGGATCTTTATTTAACACATTGGCCGGTCGAAGATAAATTTGTAGATACGTATCGTGCAATTGAGCGTTTATATGATGAGAAGCTGATCCGTGTACCTGGAGTATCCAACCATCATGAACATCATCTAAAAGAAATTATGGCAACTCGCAATATCGCCCCAATGGTGAACCAGATTGAAGCGCATCCGTATTTGTCCCAAGAACCGCTGCGCGCATTTTGTGAACAGCAGCAGATTGCAGTAACAGCGTGGTCACCGCTAGGCCGTGGAAATGTTTTAAATGACGAAACGATTATTCGTATTGCAAATGAATATAATGTATCACCGGCTCAAATCATCTTACGTTGGCATTTACAAAACGATGTCATCATCATTCCGAAGTCAGTAACAGCTTCACGCATCAAAGAAAATAGTGAGCTCTATCATTTCGAATTAACAACTGAAACAATGCAGCAGTTAAATGCATTGAATCGTAATGAACGATTTGGGAAAGATCCGGATAATTTTAATTTTGATTTCTAA
- a CDS encoding disulfide oxidoreductase — translation MSKKLENALLIIWVVSLTAMLGSLYFSEVRNYEPCTLCWYQRIIMYPIVLISTIAYIQKNAKIALTTAVFSTIGAATSLYHYSLQKLVFMQDAAPACGRVACTGQYINWLGFITIPFLALTAFVIIAAVSFYMLKVLKGEK, via the coding sequence ATGTCCAAAAAACTTGAAAATGCCTTGCTCATTATTTGGGTTGTATCGTTGACAGCAATGCTCGGATCATTGTATTTTTCTGAAGTACGAAATTACGAACCATGTACATTATGCTGGTATCAGCGCATTATTATGTACCCTATCGTGCTGATTTCAACGATTGCCTACATCCAGAAAAATGCGAAAATTGCATTAACAACAGCCGTATTCTCTACAATTGGAGCGGCAACATCTCTTTATCATTATAGCCTGCAGAAGCTAGTTTTTATGCAGGATGCAGCACCTGCCTGTGGTCGTGTAGCATGTACCGGTCAGTATATTAACTGGCTGGGCTTCATTACGATTCCATTTTTGGCACTTACTGCTTTTGTTATTATAGCAGCAGTTAGTTTTTATATGTTAAAGGTTTTAAAGGGGGAGAAATAA
- a CDS encoding GAF domain-containing sensor histidine kinase, protein MTKDQSNIAILKEIAELLNEETEMIPMLNGALSKFLSGTKFETGWIFFIDEKGKSELVVKQDLPDALSHNNCHYLKKGGCWCVSRFRNEELKKASNIIECQRIESAIAANVGDHNEITHHATVPLQSGQERFGLLNVASRNTVRFSDEELDLLESVAFQMGSAIKRIYLTNEQQEIALVQERNRLARDLHDSVNQLLFSVTLTARAGVEMSNEQDIKETFKDIQQLTQEALTEMRALIWQLRPKGLESGLIEAIKVYAEMLSLKLTVNVTGVIQFPSRIEETLFRITQEALNNVRKHAGVKSVEIYINVTPTDVLLVVNDSGHGFNVEAHRRIPSIGMQSIIDRAHSVGGTADWVSEIGKGTELLVRLPY, encoded by the coding sequence ATGACAAAAGACCAATCTAATATTGCCATATTAAAAGAAATTGCGGAGCTGTTAAACGAGGAAACAGAAATGATTCCGATGCTGAATGGGGCACTGTCCAAATTTTTAAGCGGTACGAAATTTGAGACAGGCTGGATTTTCTTTATCGATGAAAAAGGGAAATCGGAGCTTGTCGTGAAACAGGACTTGCCGGATGCGCTGAGCCATAACAATTGCCACTATTTAAAGAAGGGCGGTTGCTGGTGTGTATCCCGTTTCCGTAATGAAGAATTAAAAAAAGCTTCGAATATTATTGAATGCCAGCGCATAGAAAGTGCCATCGCCGCAAATGTAGGCGACCATAACGAAATTACCCACCATGCGACAGTACCGTTGCAGTCGGGGCAGGAGCGCTTCGGCTTGCTGAATGTTGCTTCCAGAAATACGGTACGCTTTTCCGATGAAGAGCTGGATTTACTTGAATCGGTTGCTTTTCAGATGGGTTCTGCGATTAAACGTATTTACTTAACGAATGAACAGCAGGAAATCGCGCTTGTTCAAGAACGTAACCGTTTAGCACGTGATTTACATGATTCTGTCAATCAGCTGCTTTTTTCAGTGACACTGACGGCCCGTGCTGGAGTAGAGATGAGCAACGAGCAGGACATTAAAGAAACATTTAAGGATATTCAGCAGCTTACACAGGAGGCTTTGACGGAAATGCGTGCACTCATTTGGCAGCTCCGTCCGAAAGGTTTGGAAAGCGGACTCATTGAAGCGATTAAAGTGTATGCAGAAATGCTGAGCCTTAAATTAACGGTCAATGTTACCGGTGTTATTCAATTTCCTTCCAGAATAGAGGAAACGCTTTTCCGAATTACTCAGGAAGCATTGAACAATGTACGAAAACATGCGGGTGTAAAGAGTGTGGAAATATATATCAACGTGACTCCTACCGATGTATTACTTGTTGTTAATGATTCAGGCCATGGCTTTAATGTGGAGGCGCATCGTCGTATACCGTCAATCGGCATGCAATCGATTATCGACAGAGCGCATTCTGTTGGAGGAACGGCAGATTGGGTAAGTGAAATTGGAAAAGGGACAGAATTGCTTGTCCGTTTACCATACTAG
- the trmL gene encoding tRNA (uridine(34)/cytosine(34)/5-carboxymethylaminomethyluridine(34)-2'-O)-methyltransferase TrmL — MPNHIVLYQPEIPANTGNIARTCAGTNTSLHLIRPLGFSTDDKMLKRAGLDYWEHVNVVYHDSLEDFIEYSKDGDVYLIETYSDEPFTTHDFSSSERDLYFMFGRETTGLPKEFAKERADMCLRIPQSDHIRSLNLSNTAAIVIYEVLRQQNYPGLK, encoded by the coding sequence GTGCCAAACCATATCGTATTATATCAACCAGAAATCCCAGCAAATACAGGCAACATTGCCCGCACTTGTGCTGGAACGAATACATCATTACATTTAATCCGCCCTTTAGGCTTTTCAACAGATGATAAAATGCTGAAACGTGCGGGGCTGGATTATTGGGAACATGTGAATGTTGTTTACCATGATTCATTAGAGGATTTTATCGAGTACAGTAAGGATGGCGATGTGTACTTAATTGAGACATATAGTGATGAGCCATTTACGACGCATGATTTCAGTAGCTCAGAGCGAGATCTATACTTTATGTTCGGAAGAGAAACGACAGGCTTGCCAAAGGAATTTGCAAAAGAGCGTGCCGATATGTGTCTGCGCATTCCGCAAAGTGACCATATCCGCTCACTGAATTTATCAAACACAGCGGCAATCGTTATTTACGAAGTGCTAAGACAACAAAACTATCCGGGGTTAAAATAA